A single window of Paenibacillus sp. FSL H8-0537 DNA harbors:
- a CDS encoding sugar ABC transporter substrate-binding protein, with product MKRRTNLKLSLSLVLIMTLIMLTACGNAGTNTGNTGKTDSSGGAEKATLDFLWFSDGNEGEVIKGIIKDYEQSNANVKINLIEVGFKDLQTKLKTMISGGKPPALSRITDTGSFANQAVDLTPYVDSAEQFEGQFIDSLKPYYVINDKLVAAPMDVTANGLIYNKTLFDKAGVKVPTSPDDVWTWDEYTAALKEVMAKGGARYGMVWDVTPHRWSTLLYQNGGSILTEDGKAAAINSEAGIRTMDMFKQLHKDGIMPESVWLGGENPNNLFRSGTVAAHWAGNWMISNYKDITDFEWGVTYMPKGTQRSSVPGGKFLMAFKDSGNEKEAAEFIKYLTSKEVNSKYNQESLFMSPRQDSAVLDYSFGKEMYQVFSDELKNTSPLAANDWSRQTIISKISTDLKNNIIEVLSDKATSKEAMDKTAKLINEAIANQ from the coding sequence ATGAAACGTAGAACGAACCTCAAGCTCAGTCTTAGCCTAGTTTTAATCATGACGCTCATTATGCTAACTGCTTGCGGCAATGCCGGTACTAACACTGGCAATACTGGCAAAACGGATAGCAGCGGCGGTGCTGAGAAGGCTACTCTAGATTTCTTATGGTTCTCAGATGGGAATGAAGGTGAAGTCATCAAGGGAATCATTAAAGATTACGAGCAGTCTAATGCCAATGTCAAAATCAATCTGATTGAAGTCGGCTTTAAGGATCTCCAAACCAAATTGAAAACGATGATTTCTGGCGGTAAGCCGCCTGCTCTGAGCCGTATCACGGATACAGGATCATTCGCTAATCAGGCAGTGGATCTTACTCCTTACGTTGACAGTGCAGAGCAATTCGAGGGTCAATTTATCGATTCGCTGAAGCCGTATTACGTGATTAATGACAAGCTGGTCGCAGCCCCTATGGATGTAACAGCGAATGGACTGATTTATAACAAAACCTTGTTTGATAAAGCGGGCGTCAAAGTGCCGACTTCACCAGATGATGTGTGGACGTGGGATGAGTATACGGCTGCCCTGAAAGAGGTTATGGCGAAAGGCGGAGCAAGATACGGTATGGTTTGGGATGTCACGCCGCACAGATGGTCTACCCTTCTGTATCAGAACGGTGGAAGCATCTTAACGGAAGACGGCAAAGCAGCAGCGATTAACAGCGAAGCTGGTATTCGCACTATGGATATGTTCAAGCAGCTTCATAAAGATGGAATTATGCCTGAATCCGTATGGCTTGGCGGCGAGAATCCTAATAATCTATTCCGTTCAGGCACGGTAGCTGCTCACTGGGCAGGTAACTGGATGATCAGCAACTACAAGGACATCACTGATTTTGAATGGGGAGTTACCTATATGCCGAAAGGAACACAACGTTCCTCGGTACCAGGTGGAAAATTCCTTATGGCTTTCAAAGATAGCGGCAATGAGAAAGAGGCTGCGGAATTTATTAAATATTTAACGTCCAAAGAAGTGAACTCTAAATATAATCAAGAGTCACTGTTCATGAGTCCGCGTCAGGACAGCGCCGTGCTGGATTATTCATTTGGCAAGGAAATGTATCAGGTTTTCTCGGATGAGCTGAAAAATACTTCGCCGCTTGCAGCAAATGACTGGTCCAGACAGACCATCATTTCTAAAATTTCGACTGATTTGAAAAATAATATTATTGAAGTTCTATCGGATAAGGCGACCTCTAAGGAAGCAATGGACAAGACAGCCAAGCTGATTAACGAGGCTATTGCAAACCAATAG
- a CDS encoding sugar ABC transporter permease: protein MSGGQSLNRKKQTGQTRKLAIAPYLFILPNLLIFGVFIVIPSLLGLYYSFHVYDGLNPMKFNGLGNYIKIIGDKEFWSTIGRTGIYAAIVVPLIYAVALGIAMLLAREIRMRGFFRAIFYWPTMISFIIVGLTWKWIFGDSFGILNHMLSVIGVEPVGFLTSPFWANAAVIIATVWSRAGFFMVIFIAGLQAIPTDYYEAARLDGATGIKVFRHITLPLLKPTSLLVFMLALIDAFKAFPLMFALTGGGPGKETTYIVQYIYEIGFTKQELGLASAMSVMLFVIIGGFSALQFRMSKGGAV, encoded by the coding sequence ATGAGCGGAGGTCAAAGTTTAAACCGTAAAAAACAGACAGGACAGACGAGGAAACTCGCCATTGCTCCTTATCTGTTCATTCTTCCTAACCTCCTGATCTTCGGTGTTTTTATCGTAATTCCCTCTTTATTGGGCTTGTATTATTCTTTCCATGTTTATGATGGCTTGAATCCAATGAAGTTCAATGGGCTCGGCAACTATATCAAGATTATTGGGGATAAGGAATTTTGGTCGACGATTGGACGAACAGGAATTTATGCAGCGATTGTCGTTCCGCTAATTTATGCAGTGGCATTAGGCATTGCTATGCTGCTTGCACGCGAGATTAGAATGCGCGGCTTTTTTAGGGCCATATTTTACTGGCCGACGATGATTTCTTTTATCATTGTTGGTTTGACCTGGAAGTGGATTTTTGGAGATTCATTCGGCATTCTGAATCATATGCTTTCTGTGATCGGAGTGGAGCCTGTCGGCTTCCTAACCTCGCCATTTTGGGCCAATGCGGCTGTTATTATCGCGACCGTATGGTCACGGGCCGGATTTTTCATGGTCATTTTTATAGCTGGCTTGCAAGCGATCCCTACGGATTACTATGAGGCCGCACGATTGGATGGAGCAACGGGAATCAAGGTGTTCCGCCATATTACTCTCCCGCTTCTGAAGCCTACAAGCTTGCTCGTATTCATGCTCGCTCTTATTGATGCGTTCAAAGCGTTTCCGCTTATGTTTGCGCTTACGGGCGGCGGACCGGGTAAAGAAACGACCTATATTGTTCAATATATTTATGAGATTGGTTTTACGAAGCAGGAGCTTGGTCTGGCTAGTGCGATGTCCGTGATGTTATTTGTCATTATCGGCGGGTTCTCTGCCCTGCAATTCCGTATGTCCAAGGGAGGTGCTGTTTAA
- a CDS encoding AraC family transcriptional regulator, producing the protein MPRKKKPIIEYRHYSLPISFPVLLLSGDRWRISDIKSEHLHFHNHLEIGICYSDSGMMEIKGETVPFKAGDVTFLPRYLPHTTYSSPHTASLWSYLFFSPEDLFQHSFKSAYSSFEPNLWRMQGKNCILNKEQYPKVYSLATSIVEELKQQKPYYQESAYGLLLSLYIELIRIHSTNELLAEQEAEHSLKSDFIISPALEYMTTNFMTPITIVFLAELCHLSTTHFRRKFHEIMGSAPLDFLNSTRIEEACKQLKSSDASILSISEQVGFHSISSFNRGFSKLMGVSPKEWRKGAKSEAQSAKASILEFTGWV; encoded by the coding sequence ATGCCTAGAAAAAAGAAGCCCATCATTGAATACCGCCACTACAGCTTGCCTATCAGCTTCCCGGTCTTGCTGTTAAGCGGGGATCGCTGGCGGATTTCGGATATCAAAAGCGAGCATCTTCATTTCCACAACCATTTGGAAATCGGTATTTGCTATTCGGATAGCGGCATGATGGAGATTAAAGGAGAAACGGTCCCTTTCAAGGCAGGCGATGTGACCTTCCTTCCTAGATATCTTCCCCACACCACGTATAGCTCGCCTCATACAGCCAGTCTATGGTCCTATCTCTTTTTTTCACCTGAGGATCTATTTCAGCATTCCTTTAAAAGCGCTTACAGCAGCTTCGAACCAAACCTGTGGAGGATGCAGGGAAAGAACTGTATTTTAAACAAGGAGCAGTATCCCAAGGTTTATTCCCTTGCTACGTCCATTGTAGAGGAATTGAAGCAGCAGAAGCCCTATTATCAGGAAAGTGCCTATGGGCTATTGCTCTCCCTCTACATAGAGCTCATTCGAATTCATTCCACGAATGAATTGCTGGCTGAACAAGAAGCGGAGCATAGTCTGAAGAGCGATTTTATCATCTCTCCAGCTCTGGAATATATGACAACAAACTTTATGACCCCTATTACCATCGTTTTTTTGGCTGAGCTATGCCACTTAAGCACCACCCATTTCCGCAGAAAATTTCATGAAATTATGGGCAGCGCCCCTCTTGATTTTCTGAACAGCACCCGGATCGAGGAAGCCTGCAAGCAGTTGAAAAGCTCGGATGCTTCCATCCTCTCCATCTCCGAGCAGGTCGGCTTTCATTCCATTTCCAGCTTCAATCGCGGTTTCTCTAAGCTTATGGGAGTATCCCCAAAAGAATGGCGCAAGGGAGCTAAATCCGAAGCACAATCGGCAAAGGCGTCGATATTGGAGTTTACGGGGTGGGTTTGA
- a CDS encoding carbohydrate ABC transporter permease — MELRPLTKITIYSILSVAALFWLLPVLWVVISALKTNTDLYSYPPKLWPDPLTFEHFKAAFSKGNFGLYFKNSTIVTLSSTILLLLINSMAGFALAKYRFRGSSIILIGFISTLMIPIEVIMIPIFKVLSALGMYNSMLAIIIPPAATPTGVFLMRQYLLTVPDELLEAARMDGAGEWRIYWSIILPIAKPILAVLAIFSFMWRWDDFLWPLIAISDPAKYTIQLALSNFIGEYSVDWGSLLAMSVITMIPVLIVFLVFQRYFVNGMITSGMKG; from the coding sequence ATGGAGCTTAGGCCTCTAACTAAAATTACCATCTACAGTATATTGAGTGTAGCAGCATTGTTTTGGCTATTGCCGGTATTATGGGTCGTCATTTCTGCTCTAAAAACGAATACGGATCTGTACAGTTATCCTCCTAAGCTATGGCCGGATCCTTTAACCTTCGAGCATTTCAAGGCGGCGTTCAGCAAAGGCAATTTTGGCTTGTATTTCAAAAATAGTACGATCGTGACGCTGTCCTCAACGATATTGCTGCTCTTAATCAATTCCATGGCAGGCTTTGCACTCGCAAAGTACCGCTTCCGCGGCAGCTCTATCATATTGATCGGTTTTATATCCACCCTGATGATTCCGATTGAGGTCATTATGATTCCGATCTTTAAGGTGCTGAGCGCACTTGGCATGTATAATAGCATGCTTGCGATTATTATCCCTCCCGCAGCAACGCCAACCGGGGTGTTCCTGATGCGACAGTATTTGCTGACTGTACCGGATGAGCTGCTCGAAGCAGCACGTATGGATGGAGCGGGGGAATGGAGAATTTATTGGAGTATTATTCTTCCTATTGCCAAGCCTATTCTTGCTGTACTGGCGATTTTCTCCTTTATGTGGAGATGGGATGATTTCCTATGGCCATTAATAGCAATTAGTGATCCAGCTAAATATACGATTCAGCTTGCACTTTCTAATTTTATTGGAGAATACAGTGTGGACTGGGGAAGCTTGCTTGCCATGTCCGTAATCACGATGATTCCAGTGCTTATCGTTTTTCTCGTTTTCCAGCGCTATTTTGTTAACGGTATGATTACTTCAGGGATGAAAGGATGA
- a CDS encoding glycoside hydrolase family 88 protein: protein MLQITYDREEILSVIDKVTRKTLAMDLTWDWPCGVAYYGVSRAYQATGNKQYLDALIGWADEYIELGLPSWTVNTCAMGHVLITLYEETGNQKYWDIVMSKVDYLQNSALRFGDNVLQHTVSVSNDFPEQAWADTLFMAAFFLLRVGSKLQDQAMIQDALNQYYWHIKYLQNPSTGLWYHGYNNVKQDHMSGFYWARANAWGAYTMSQVKPLLKEWYLYPPCMDVECSLRDQLAALKLVQTENGLWRTLLDDAESYEEVSASCGIAAAMINNGNPLHTKYVQKALNGIMDNISEDGRVLAVSGGTAVMKDREGYRNIPKDWTQGWGQGLALAFLSDMLK, encoded by the coding sequence ATGCTTCAAATTACGTATGACAGGGAAGAGATCTTAAGCGTTATCGACAAAGTTACGAGAAAAACACTAGCCATGGATTTAACATGGGACTGGCCTTGCGGAGTAGCCTATTATGGTGTATCCAGAGCTTACCAGGCAACAGGAAATAAACAGTATCTGGATGCCCTTATTGGTTGGGCGGATGAATATATTGAGCTGGGCCTGCCGAGCTGGACGGTCAACACCTGTGCGATGGGTCATGTGCTGATTACGTTGTATGAAGAAACGGGCAATCAGAAATATTGGGATATTGTGATGAGCAAGGTGGATTATCTCCAAAATAGTGCACTGAGATTCGGAGACAATGTGCTGCAGCATACCGTATCCGTTTCTAACGATTTTCCCGAGCAGGCTTGGGCGGACACGCTGTTTATGGCGGCATTTTTCCTGCTGCGGGTTGGAAGCAAGCTGCAAGACCAGGCTATGATTCAGGATGCCCTGAATCAATATTACTGGCATATTAAATATCTGCAAAACCCTAGCACGGGGCTCTGGTACCATGGCTACAATAATGTGAAGCAGGACCACATGTCCGGGTTTTACTGGGCGAGAGCGAATGCATGGGGCGCTTATACCATGTCGCAGGTTAAACCGCTTTTGAAGGAATGGTATTTATATCCACCGTGTATGGATGTGGAATGCTCGCTGCGGGATCAGTTGGCCGCACTGAAGCTTGTGCAGACGGAGAACGGCTTGTGGCGGACCTTGCTCGATGACGCAGAATCCTATGAGGAGGTATCTGCATCCTGTGGAATTGCGGCGGCGATGATCAATAACGGAAATCCGCTGCATACCAAATATGTACAGAAAGCCCTCAATGGCATCATGGATAACATTAGCGAGGATGGACGGGTATTGGCTGTATCTGGCGGAACGGCAGTCATGAAGGATCGGGAAGGGTACCGCAACATCCCCAAAGATTGGACACAGGGCTGGGGACAAGGCTTAGCACTCGCTTTTCTATCCGATATGCTCAAATAG
- a CDS encoding pentapeptide repeat-containing protein, with product MELTIDQFKELLEAGEKTFSGIEVEEGSLQNYNLSGCTFVKCFFALDFSKTNLKDSKFINSNLKTCNFTEADLTDSEWIGNMLCSAVFNGAKRDNMHFVGNYYHSVILEIKDLEKMI from the coding sequence ATGGAACTGACGATCGATCAATTTAAAGAATTACTTGAAGCCGGTGAAAAGACTTTTTCAGGGATAGAGGTAGAAGAAGGCAGTCTTCAAAACTACAATTTGAGTGGATGCACATTTGTAAAATGTTTTTTTGCCCTTGATTTTTCAAAAACAAATTTAAAAGACAGCAAATTTATAAATTCGAATCTGAAGACCTGCAATTTTACGGAAGCGGATTTGACAGATTCGGAGTGGATAGGAAATATGTTATGTTCGGCTGTGTTTAATGGGGCAAAGAGAGATAACATGCATTTCGTTGGAAATTACTATCATTCCGTGATTCTTGAAATTAAAGATTTAGAAAAAATGATATAG
- a CDS encoding DUF6886 family protein — MKLYHFSEEDNISIFKPRVKENRKDMPPVVWAIDDEHQFTFFFPRDCPRVIYTKSNSITEQDFIRFFGTTNADIVITVETNWYKTIMNTTLFRYELPIDSFSLFDETAGYYISDKEVKPYLMTTINNGIEKLMEMNIEVRFTPNLNKLRNELLKSSIKDFGIHKFDNAIRTIR, encoded by the coding sequence ATGAAGCTGTATCATTTTAGTGAAGAAGATAATATTAGTATCTTCAAGCCAAGAGTAAAAGAAAATCGAAAAGATATGCCACCCGTTGTTTGGGCAATTGATGACGAGCATCAATTTACATTTTTCTTCCCTAGAGACTGTCCGCGAGTCATCTATACGAAGAGTAATAGTATTACCGAACAGGATTTTATAAGGTTCTTCGGTACAACGAATGCTGATATTGTAATAACCGTCGAAACAAATTGGTACAAAACAATAATGAATACAACTCTATTTAGATATGAATTACCGATTGACTCATTCTCACTATTTGATGAGACCGCAGGTTACTATATTTCAGATAAGGAAGTAAAACCATATTTAATGACAACCATTAATAATGGTATAGAAAAACTAATGGAAATGAATATTGAAGTGCGATTTACCCCGAACTTAAATAAACTTCGAAATGAATTGTTGAAATCATCAATAAAAGACTTTGGAATACATAAATTTGATAATGCTATAAGAACGATTAGATA
- a CDS encoding DUF4279 domain-containing protein, producing MNNKPEIVDVIIKDEKQVAEVYFSIVEEKYYFVVYLDILPQVKIRFVGMSAGSRVYLTVSSNITSLKKLLEGINLIPLKTWQKGTQISKRIQNRCYEDSGFTIEYEDKKTGEVEDKIANLVSSLETSDLSHIVESEEIHKVVQVVYYGYKEQMWGIHLNPFILEKVAKLKASIDIDLYASGPDLE from the coding sequence ATGAATAATAAACCTGAAATAGTAGATGTAATAATAAAGGATGAAAAGCAAGTTGCTGAAGTTTATTTTTCTATTGTTGAGGAGAAATACTATTTCGTGGTTTATTTAGATATTTTACCTCAAGTAAAAATTAGATTTGTAGGTATGAGTGCGGGAAGCCGTGTATATTTAACTGTTTCCTCTAACATAACTAGTTTAAAGAAGCTACTTGAGGGAATTAATTTAATACCCTTGAAAACATGGCAAAAAGGAACTCAAATTTCAAAAAGAATTCAAAATAGATGCTATGAGGATAGTGGGTTTACAATTGAATACGAAGATAAGAAAACGGGTGAGGTTGAAGATAAAATAGCAAATCTAGTAAGCAGTTTAGAAACATCGGATCTAAGCCACATCGTTGAATCAGAGGAAATTCATAAAGTAGTTCAGGTCGTTTATTACGGCTACAAAGAGCAAATGTGGGGAATCCATCTAAATCCATTCATCCTTGAAAAAGTAGCAAAGCTAAAGGCTTCAATAGATATAGATTTATATGCAAGTGGACCTGATTTGGAGTGA
- a CDS encoding glycoside hydrolase family 88 protein produces MLNRTMLLEKISKVSHAMESMENTTMDEQFPIGLIDIHLWEWPQGVGLYGLLQLYEATKDAEVLGFLESWYNARLLEGLPEKNVNTCAPLLTLISLCEITKNKEYELVCEEWSSWIMEGLLRTGDGAFQHMITGDANDGQILIDTLFMTVLFLAKAGVYFNKPEFVEEAKRQFLVHIKYLYNKKTGLFYHGWDFNENHNYGAVHWGRGNAWYTAGVIDFLNIAPLEEGLKAYLLDTATAQIRALSKLQEEDGMWHTVLDDPHSYKEASATAAIGYGILKGIRYGYLDESYRQTGLKALEAVLRHIDDKGVVQQVSYGTPVGHDAQFYKDIPLSPMGYGQALALFVLIEGLNAAAAE; encoded by the coding sequence ATGCTGAACAGAACGATGCTGCTGGAGAAAATAAGCAAGGTATCCCATGCGATGGAGTCTATGGAAAACACAACAATGGATGAGCAGTTTCCAATTGGACTAATTGATATTCACTTATGGGAATGGCCGCAAGGTGTTGGTCTATATGGCTTGCTTCAGCTTTATGAGGCAACGAAGGATGCCGAGGTGCTGGGATTTCTGGAGTCCTGGTACAATGCCAGACTGTTGGAAGGATTGCCGGAGAAAAATGTGAATACCTGCGCTCCGCTCCTTACGCTGATTTCGTTATGTGAGATTACCAAGAACAAGGAATATGAGCTTGTCTGTGAGGAATGGAGCAGCTGGATTATGGAGGGGCTGCTGCGTACGGGAGATGGCGCGTTTCAGCATATGATAACCGGAGATGCCAATGACGGGCAAATTCTAATCGATACCCTTTTTATGACGGTTCTATTTTTGGCAAAGGCTGGGGTGTATTTTAATAAACCTGAGTTTGTGGAAGAAGCCAAGCGCCAGTTCCTTGTGCATATCAAATATTTGTATAATAAGAAAACCGGATTATTCTATCATGGTTGGGATTTTAACGAAAATCATAATTATGGCGCTGTCCATTGGGGCAGAGGCAATGCGTGGTACACAGCGGGAGTAATTGATTTTCTTAATATCGCACCGCTAGAAGAAGGGCTGAAAGCCTATTTGCTGGATACGGCGACCGCTCAAATCAGAGCACTGAGCAAGCTTCAGGAAGAGGATGGCATGTGGCATACTGTGCTGGATGACCCGCACTCTTACAAAGAAGCCTCGGCAACGGCGGCGATTGGCTACGGCATTCTCAAGGGAATTCGGTATGGATACTTGGATGAATCCTATCGTCAGACAGGCTTGAAGGCACTTGAAGCTGTACTGCGGCACATTGATGATAAAGGAGTGGTACAGCAGGTGTCCTACGGAACTCCTGTCGGCCATGATGCCCAGTTCTATAAGGATATACCGCTTAGCCCGATGGGCTATGGACAGGCTCTAGCTTTGTTCGTCCTGATAGAGGGCTTGAACGCTGCTGCCGCCGAATAA
- a CDS encoding AraC family transcriptional regulator, with protein sequence MLSIHTPTNVALEENEVYVRSEADNFQDEWPIHTHDGYEIHYFIQGDATFLIGDRIYKPSPGDMFVFRGAVPHRINPSREVVYKRSFVNFTEVLLLDMLSISQLDNLISIFRQPNGLLVHWSLEEREQIKGIFKGIKEEMEANNTGYKMMVKMSLTQLLLRIYRKMKMEQSENELSSPSQKQTSVSRVLNYLNQNYTENVSLDDLSKMLHLNKYYICHSFKETTGYTISNYVIRKRVAEAKKLLLSTNEPILSISETLGFNTPEYFSRAFKQYVGASPQQFRKNKVLS encoded by the coding sequence GTGCTATCCATCCACACCCCAACGAATGTTGCTCTGGAGGAAAATGAAGTTTATGTGCGCTCAGAAGCGGATAATTTTCAGGATGAATGGCCTATTCATACTCATGACGGTTATGAAATTCATTATTTTATACAGGGGGATGCCACATTCTTAATCGGTGATCGCATTTACAAGCCTTCGCCCGGTGACATGTTTGTATTTAGGGGGGCGGTGCCGCACCGGATTAATCCTTCAAGAGAAGTCGTATACAAACGAAGCTTCGTCAATTTTACAGAAGTATTGCTTTTGGACATGCTAAGTATCAGCCAACTCGACAATCTGATTTCTATTTTTCGACAGCCTAATGGATTGTTGGTGCATTGGTCCTTGGAGGAGCGTGAACAAATAAAAGGCATATTTAAAGGAATTAAGGAGGAGATGGAAGCCAATAATACAGGGTATAAAATGATGGTCAAGATGAGTCTGACTCAATTGCTGCTACGCATCTACCGAAAAATGAAAATGGAGCAGTCGGAAAATGAGCTTTCATCTCCTTCCCAGAAGCAAACAAGTGTAAGCCGTGTTCTTAACTATTTGAACCAAAATTACACGGAGAATGTTTCTTTGGATGACCTATCCAAGATGCTCCATTTGAATAAGTATTACATTTGTCATTCCTTTAAAGAGACAACGGGCTACACCATAAGCAATTACGTCATTAGGAAACGGGTGGCTGAAGCCAAAAAGCTGCTGTTGTCTACGAATGAGCCGATTTTGTCCATATCAGAAACACTGGGCTTCAACACACCAGAATATTTTAGTAGAGCTTTTAAACAATATGTAGGTGCATCGCCACAGCAATTCCGTAAAAATAAAGTGCTTAGCTAA
- the gnpA gene encoding 1,3-beta-galactosyl-N-acetylhexosamine phosphorylase, giving the protein MSKKTTGAFTLPGEAGYEALTLELAERWGADVIRDSDGTKLSDEIINAGYGIYSTICIVRDHNEWASQNLDKLQQCFLITNPKVAVQDYLSVYLMEDFFAEQFRVNDSKEAFKYWQIVDRTIGEEVPREQWNYDRESGNVVLTGIVPWHKYTVSFMAYRIWEEISMYNHTTNNWNKEHLMQIDPMYSETQAYMLDWMENWCAQHKETTVVRFTSLFYNFAWIWGSSERNRHLFSDWGSYDFTVSAKALDLFAKKYGYSLTAEDFVNGGKYRVSHIPAEQRKLDWMAFINDFVIGFSKQLIDIVHKHGKLAYVFYDDSWVGMEPYNDRFQEFGFDGMIKCVFSGYEARMCSGIKVDTHEIRLHPYLFPVGLGGLPTFMEGGDPTLDAKKYWINIRRALLREPIDRIGLGGYLHLVEPYPDFCDYIEKIANEFREIKELHQQGKPYQIKTKVAILHSWGKLRSWTLSGHFHETYMHDLIHINEALSGLPVEVGFIDFEDIRQGQLQNYDVVINAGSAGSAWSGGHHWNDSRCVDMLTKWVYEGGTFIGVNQPSAVEGYDSFFRMAHILGLDEDTGARVVHGRWTYEARDEHGLVPVGASITTKKGIYLTDGSAVVAHETDGQISLSTHAFGKGKGIYLPSFEFSLENTRLLLNLIRYAGNELHETKYMTDNLYTECAYYPESKILVVINNSDQPQSTTIDTEYGQQTFELAPYDTMIRTIIGS; this is encoded by the coding sequence TTGTCGAAAAAAACGACGGGGGCCTTTACCCTGCCGGGTGAGGCTGGTTATGAGGCACTGACTCTGGAATTAGCAGAGCGCTGGGGCGCCGATGTCATTCGTGACAGTGACGGCACAAAGTTGTCCGATGAGATTATTAACGCAGGGTACGGTATCTATTCGACGATCTGTATCGTAAGAGACCATAATGAGTGGGCGTCGCAAAATCTGGATAAGCTGCAGCAGTGTTTTTTAATTACGAATCCGAAGGTAGCGGTGCAGGATTATTTATCCGTTTATTTGATGGAGGACTTCTTCGCTGAGCAGTTCAGAGTAAATGATTCCAAAGAAGCGTTTAAGTATTGGCAAATTGTTGACCGGACGATCGGAGAAGAGGTTCCAAGAGAGCAGTGGAATTATGACCGCGAATCGGGGAATGTGGTCCTTACCGGCATTGTGCCTTGGCATAAATACACAGTCAGCTTCATGGCCTACCGGATCTGGGAAGAGATATCCATGTACAATCACACCACGAATAACTGGAACAAAGAGCATTTGATGCAGATTGATCCGATGTATTCGGAAACACAAGCGTATATGCTGGATTGGATGGAAAACTGGTGCGCCCAGCATAAGGAAACGACGGTCGTCCGGTTCACCTCCTTATTTTATAATTTCGCCTGGATCTGGGGCAGCAGTGAGCGCAATCGCCATCTGTTCTCGGATTGGGGCTCCTATGATTTCACGGTGAGCGCAAAAGCGCTTGATCTGTTCGCCAAGAAGTACGGCTATTCGCTGACGGCCGAGGATTTTGTAAATGGCGGTAAATATCGCGTCAGTCATATTCCGGCGGAGCAGCGCAAGCTAGACTGGATGGCTTTTATTAATGATTTTGTCATCGGCTTCAGCAAACAGCTGATTGACATTGTGCATAAGCATGGCAAGCTGGCATACGTTTTCTATGATGATAGCTGGGTAGGCATGGAGCCTTATAATGACCGCTTTCAGGAGTTTGGCTTCGACGGGATGATCAAATGCGTATTTTCGGGTTATGAAGCACGGATGTGTTCCGGGATAAAAGTGGACACGCATGAAATCCGGCTGCATCCTTATTTGTTCCCGGTCGGCTTAGGCGGACTGCCTACCTTCATGGAGGGCGGCGACCCTACGCTGGATGCCAAAAAGTACTGGATTAATATCCGCCGGGCTCTGCTAAGAGAGCCGATCGATCGAATTGGCTTGGGCGGCTACCTGCATCTGGTAGAGCCTTACCCGGATTTCTGCGATTATATCGAGAAGATTGCCAATGAATTCAGGGAGATCAAAGAGCTGCATCAGCAAGGCAAGCCGTATCAGATCAAGACGAAGGTTGCTATTCTGCACAGCTGGGGCAAGCTGAGATCGTGGACGCTGTCTGGCCATTTTCATGAGACGTATATGCATGATTTGATTCATATTAATGAGGCGCTATCTGGCTTGCCGGTTGAGGTCGGATTCATCGATTTTGAGGATATTCGTCAGGGACAGCTGCAAAACTATGATGTGGTAATCAATGCAGGCTCGGCCGGTTCAGCCTGGAGCGGCGGACATCACTGGAACGACAGCAGATGCGTGGACATGCTGACCAAATGGGTGTATGAGGGTGGTACGTTTATCGGGGTTAACCAGCCCTCGGCGGTTGAAGGATATGACAGCTTTTTCAGAATGGCCCATATTCTCGGTCTGGATGAGGATACCGGCGCCCGAGTCGTTCATGGCAGGTGGACTTATGAAGCCCGTGACGAGCACGGCCTGGTGCCTGTTGGGGCAAGCATTACCACTAAAAAGGGCATTTATCTTACCGACGGGTCAGCGGTGGTAGCGCATGAAACGGACGGACAGATTAGCCTGTCTACGCATGCTTTTGGCAAAGGCAAGGGAATCTACCTTCCTTCGTTCGAATTCAGCTTAGAGAATACCCGCTTGCTGCTGAACCTGATCCGCTATGCTGGCAATGAGCTGCATGAAACGAAGTACATGACAGATAACTTATATACGGAGTGCGCTTATTATCCGGAAAGTAAAATACTCGTTGTAATTAACAACAGCGATCAGCCTCAAAGCACGACAATTGATACGGAATATGGTCAGCAGACGTTTGAGCTAGCTCCGTATGATACGATGATCAGGACGATTATCGGTTCATAA